The proteins below come from a single Rosa rugosa chromosome 2, drRosRugo1.1, whole genome shotgun sequence genomic window:
- the LOC133731148 gene encoding uncharacterized protein LOC133731148, whose amino-acid sequence MHISVSDAVRALPFDIITEILSWLPVDSLLRFKCVCKKWRSLLLDYNFIAKHMVRGRPLQLSYKKEWDPYKYDTVLYDENFKHISDVAGLFLEESLTSRVFRIRNFATHQEGDSGYEVALEVLSIGKDDRWRTLKLPKQNGEPFVGRYFTAAKEEGAAHAVQIIRDGQDFKLEVQSLDIWSERFTIATLPRGAFLDLKRVTIFLWNYYVAVADIVEESLNVLVLEDFKEHKWRKIIVPLKFLKDNPRLKDEICPQGVWLNDLQLHNGMRKYSLVYDMERKVIKATHTKSVEKIYEFRKPSLVTLKGMKNEY is encoded by the exons ATGCATATTTCG GTATCTGATGCAGTACGAGCGCTTCCTTTTGATATCATCACTGAGATTTTGAGCTGGTTGCCTGTAGATTCTTTGCTAAGGTTCAAGTGTGTGTGCAAAAAATGGCGTTCCTTGCTTCTAGACTACAATTTCATTGCAAAACATATGGTTCGGGGGAGACCTCTGCAACTTTCCTATAAAAAAGAATGGGACCCTTACAAATATGATACGGTTCTTTATGATGAAAACTTCAAACATATTTCAGATGTGGCTGGCTTGTTTCTGGAGGAGAGTCTTACTTCTCGAGTTTTCCGAATCAGAAACTTTGCAACGCATCAA GAGGGTGACTCTGGCTATGAAGTAGCCCTTGAAGTTCTAAGTATCGGAAAGGATGATCGATGGAGGACTCTGAAGCTGCCCAAGCAAAATGGCGAACCGTTCGTGGGACGATATTTTACAGCAGCTAAGGAAGAAGGGGCCGCTCATGCGGTGCAAATTATTAGAGATGGACAAGATTTCAAGCTAGAAGTTCAATCTCTTGATATATGGAGTGAACGTTTCACCATTGCCACTCTGCCCCGGGGAGCTTTCTTAGACTTGAAAAGAGTTACAATTTTTCTTTGGAATTACTATGTAGCTGTTGCTGATATAGTAGAGGAATCCCTTAACGTCTTGGTGTTGGAAGACTTCAAGGAACACAAATGGAGGAAGATCATTGTTCCCTTGAAATTCTTGAAGGACAATCCACGTTTAAAAGATGAGATTTGCCCTCAAGGAGTTTGGCTAAATGACCTCCAGTTGCACAATGGAATGAGAAAGTATAGTCTCGTGTATGATATGGAAAGGAAGGTGATCAAGGCGACGCATACCAAGTCTGTGGAGAAAATATATGAATTCCGAAAGCCAAGCCTGGTTACTCTCAAGGGAATGAAGAATGAATACTAG